A stretch of Henckelia pumila isolate YLH828 chromosome 4, ASM3356847v2, whole genome shotgun sequence DNA encodes these proteins:
- the LOC140866879 gene encoding zinc finger CCCH domain-containing protein 14-like — MQKENTLYDDFANSAAGKSSDSSSAVTAPMHFSRSNPFMSPRSTTFLNLNNSYSTLFRNYGPQSLSDAVPFDAALASADRHVRSSSSIMEFQQLYNRYTLCIGQLQDSIEEVDALRRENDSLRICNTDLGRRLALLTSRDRLFSDLNCLNISSPVVNSPAASIAVPQPHIEHNHIEQKSTERVSLPKSIAVRSSGYLKMNRPGQETTRQKSVGQSSLESQRVYVPGFKKEEEALEFEVYNQGMFKTELCNKWQETGACPYGENCQFAHGIKELRPVIRHPRYKTEVCRMVLTGDICPYGHRCHFRHSLTEQERLMPAASPQ; from the exons ATGCAGAAGGAGAATACTCTGTACGATGATTTCGCGAACTCCGCCGCCGGAAAATCGTCCGACTCGTCCTCCGCCGTTACGGCGCCGATGCATTTCTCTCGGAGCAATCCGTTTATGTCTCCTAGATCGACGACTTTCCTGAACCTCAATAACTCCTATTCGACGCTATTTCGGAACTACGGTCCGCAATCTCTCTCCGACGCGGTCCCCTTTGACGCCGCCCTAGCCTCCGCCGATCGTCATGTGCGCAGTTCCAGCAGTATCATGGAGTTCCAACAGCTCTACAACCGCTACACACTCTGTATCGGCCAGCTCCAAGATTCGATCGAGGAGGTTGACGCACTCCGCCGCGAGAATGACTCTCTCCGCATCTGCAACACAGATCTCGGCCGTCGTCTCGCTCTACTCACCTCTCGTGATCGCCTATTCTCTGACTTAAACTGCCTTAACATCTCCTCTCCCGTTGTCAATTCTCCTGCAGCTAGCATAGCCGTTCCTCAACCTCATATTGAACACAATCACATCGAGCAGAAGAGTACCGAAAGAGTCTCTCTTCCGAAGAGCATTGCGGTGCGCTCCAGTGGATATCTGAAGATGAATCGCCCGGGTCAAGAGACGACTCGCCAGAAATCTGTTGGCCAATCCAGTCTTGAATCG CAACGAGTATATGTCCCAGGGTTCAAAAAAGAAGAGGAAGCGCTAGAATTCGAGGTGTACAACCAGGGGATGTTCAAAACAGAGCTTTGCAACAAATGGCAGGAGACTGGGGCATGTCCCTACGGGGAGAACTGCCAATTCGCTCATGGAATCAAGGAATTACGCCCGGTGATCAGGCATCCACGCTACAAAACTGAGGTCTGCCGCATGGTGCTTACTGGAGACATCTGCCCATATGGTCATCGCTGCCACTTCCGCCACTCTCTCACGGAGCAGGAGCGGCTCATGCCAGCGGCATCACCACAATGA
- the LOC140860793 gene encoding uncharacterized protein, translating into MEIIPLTKSLSRQWRRRGYSRLSPTRRSLKTARFGGNVKRSWKVRIARKLRLVRLVSPLKLWHRFKNAYTNMMLSLANTSHTANSGNLFGQKRIPKARDNLKPTYSTTEFENRLVLEIYKSMVASLELGYNK; encoded by the coding sequence ATGGAAATAATCCCATTGACGAAAAGCCTGAGCAGGCAATGGAGAAGAAGAGGATACAGTCGGTTATCCCCAACGAGAAGAAGCCTGAAAACAGCAAGATTTGGTGGGAATGTGAAGCGTTCATGGAAGGTGAGAATCGCACGTAAACTGCGCCTGGTGCGACTCGTTTCGCCGTTGAAACTGTGGCACAGGTTCAAGAATGCGTACACGAACATGATGCTGAGTTTGGCCAACACCTCGCACACAGCCAACAGCGGGAATTTGTTCGGACAGAAGAGAATCCCCAAAGCTCGTGATAATCTTAAGCCCACTTATTCCACAACTGAGTTCGAAAACAGATTGGTCCTTGAGATATATAAATCCATGGTGGCTTCTCTCGAGTTGGGCTACAAcaagtag
- the LOC140863507 gene encoding putative lipid phosphate phosphatase 3, chloroplastic isoform X2, with translation MREAELGAHTVRSHGVTLARTHIHDWLILILLGVILAILNVIHPFNRFVGKDMMSDLKFPLKSNTVPVWSVPIYSVLLPIVVFLLFYLRRRDVYDLHHAVLGILFSVMITAVLTDAIKEAVGRPRPDFFWRCFPDGKDAYDQWGNVICHGDKGVIREGHKSFPSGHTSCSFAGLSFLSLYLSGKIKLFDRQGHVAKLCLVVLPLLAASLVGISRVDDYWHHWQDVFAGGLLGLVVATLCYLQFFPPPYHVDGSRTYAYLQMMEDLGANTAAQTGETEIEIQPSEGTSGEFIEDVESGRR, from the exons ATGAGGGAGGCTGAGCTTGGAGCACACACAGTCAGGTCTCATGGAGTCACCTTAGCAAGGACACATATTCATGATTGGTTAATACTTATACTGCTTGGTGTCATTTTGGCGATTCTGAATGTTATCCACCCATTCAATCGTTTTGTTGGAAAGGAtatgatgtctgatctcaagttCCCCCTGAAGAGCAACACGGTTCCCGTATGGTCAGTACCG ATATATTCAGTTCTGTTACCTATTGtggtttttcttctcttttatcTTCGCCGGAGAGACGTGTATGATCTTCATCATGCTGTACTAG GGATTCTATTTTCTGTCATGATAACCGCGGTCCTTACTGATGCTATAAAAGAAGCAGTTGGTCGCCCTCGGCCCGACTTCTTTTGGCGATGTTTCCCAGATGGAAAGGAT GCTTATGATCAGTGGGGAAATGTTATTTGCCATGGCGATAAAGGAGTAATAAGAGAGGGGCACAAGAGTTTTCCGAGTGGACATACTTCAT GTTCTTTTGCGGGCTTGAGCTTCTTATCCCTGTATTTATCTGGGAAGATAAAGTTGTTTGATCGGCAAGGGCACGTCGCAAAACTCTGCCTAGTTGTGCTACCTCTACTTGCTGCATCTCTTGTTGGCATTTCTCGAGTAGATGATTATTGGCATCATTGGCAGGACGTGTTTGCCGGAGGTCTACTAG GTTTGGTAGTGGCAACACTTTGCTATTTGCAGTTCTTCCCACCACCGTATCATGTCGATG GTTCCAGAACCTATGCGTATCTGCAAATGATGGAAGATTTGGGTGCAAATACTGCTGCGCAGACAGGGGAGACCGAGATTGAAATCCAGCCGAGTGAAGGCACTTCTGGCGAATTCATCGAAGATGTTGAATCCGGAAGGAGATAA
- the LOC140863507 gene encoding lipid phosphate phosphatase 2-like isoform X1, with product MDWRGFRSIFRFRNVRGSCWSKWLETSAAPGDWFSPLRFPLLGFKNSEGEMREAELGAHTVRSHGVTLARTHIHDWLILILLGVILAILNVIHPFNRFVGKDMMSDLKFPLKSNTVPVWSVPIYSVLLPIVVFLLFYLRRRDVYDLHHAVLGILFSVMITAVLTDAIKEAVGRPRPDFFWRCFPDGKDAYDQWGNVICHGDKGVIREGHKSFPSGHTSCSFAGLSFLSLYLSGKIKLFDRQGHVAKLCLVVLPLLAASLVGISRVDDYWHHWQDVFAGGLLGLVVATLCYLQFFPPPYHVDGSRTYAYLQMMEDLGANTAAQTGETEIEIQPSEGTSGEFIEDVESGRR from the exons ATGGATTGGCGTGGTTTCAGATCCATTTTCCGGTTTAGGAATGTCAGAGGTTCTTGTTGGTCCAAG TGGCTGGAAACTTCAGCAGCTCCTGGTGATTGGTTTTCTCCCCTCCGTTTTCCGTTGTTAGGATTCAAGAACTCCGAG GGGGAAATGAGGGAGGCTGAGCTTGGAGCACACACAGTCAGGTCTCATGGAGTCACCTTAGCAAGGACACATATTCATGATTGGTTAATACTTATACTGCTTGGTGTCATTTTGGCGATTCTGAATGTTATCCACCCATTCAATCGTTTTGTTGGAAAGGAtatgatgtctgatctcaagttCCCCCTGAAGAGCAACACGGTTCCCGTATGGTCAGTACCG ATATATTCAGTTCTGTTACCTATTGtggtttttcttctcttttatcTTCGCCGGAGAGACGTGTATGATCTTCATCATGCTGTACTAG GGATTCTATTTTCTGTCATGATAACCGCGGTCCTTACTGATGCTATAAAAGAAGCAGTTGGTCGCCCTCGGCCCGACTTCTTTTGGCGATGTTTCCCAGATGGAAAGGAT GCTTATGATCAGTGGGGAAATGTTATTTGCCATGGCGATAAAGGAGTAATAAGAGAGGGGCACAAGAGTTTTCCGAGTGGACATACTTCAT GTTCTTTTGCGGGCTTGAGCTTCTTATCCCTGTATTTATCTGGGAAGATAAAGTTGTTTGATCGGCAAGGGCACGTCGCAAAACTCTGCCTAGTTGTGCTACCTCTACTTGCTGCATCTCTTGTTGGCATTTCTCGAGTAGATGATTATTGGCATCATTGGCAGGACGTGTTTGCCGGAGGTCTACTAG GTTTGGTAGTGGCAACACTTTGCTATTTGCAGTTCTTCCCACCACCGTATCATGTCGATG GTTCCAGAACCTATGCGTATCTGCAAATGATGGAAGATTTGGGTGCAAATACTGCTGCGCAGACAGGGGAGACCGAGATTGAAATCCAGCCGAGTGAAGGCACTTCTGGCGAATTCATCGAAGATGTTGAATCCGGAAGGAGATAA